The following coding sequences are from one Haliotis asinina isolate JCU_RB_2024 chromosome 3, JCU_Hal_asi_v2, whole genome shotgun sequence window:
- the LOC137278959 gene encoding uncharacterized protein — translation MPYLTKNDELDGTSCHTGASLIQPHPDNCAWYFNCSMTPDAVMETFYNGFIMECPYPQLFSTDTMQCEDFEDVECRGREEPKSPCDYRANHCHETSHCIPCWVRYASCLGKEGGLNAWPELEWKPFFVECYQERTMFQGVCEKSAVFSPLTRACETPYSIPRQHGGWRPSCEGRRDNVYADEYGRCDVYYACKGQMFTGFFRCDSEQLFNPITKRCEDSEYVPYPCGNLDMPNVCKDRQDGLFLDAFGRCTHYLECTNNELAGVSMCPNGIFNPEKRICDVSGDIVKPCGNKTNPCLHLEDGYHPSPDSSCHSYIQCDRGFLVAKFQCENNLVYNEALKICDEVGSTSPPCGVAPPCRSKTDGLYPALNKGLQYYYECKNNAFITYRQCNLDQGGLVFSPKMTRCDLPASVCQDLYQAELKQRCF, via the exons ATGCCCTATCTCACCAAGA ATGATGAGCTTGACGGCACGTCCTGTCACACAGGAGCATCCCTCATCCAGCCCCACCCTGACAACTGTGCATGGTATTTCAACTGCTCCATGACGCCAGATGCAGTAATGGAGACATTCTATAACGGCTTCATCATGGAATGCCCCTATCCTCAGCTGTTCTCAACAGATACGATGCAGTGTGAGGACTTCGAAGACGTTGAATGCAGAGGGAGAGAAGAACCAAAGTCTCCGT GTGATTATCGCGCCAATCATTGTCATGAGACTTCACATTGCATCCCTTGCTGGGTGCGTTACGCCAGCTGTCTGGGCAAGGAGGGTGGACTGAATGCATGGCCAGAACTTGAATGGAAGCCGTTCTTTGTGGAGTGTTACCAGGAGAGAACCATGTTCCAAGGCGTTTGCGAAAAGAGTGCCGTCTTCTCCCCTCTAACCCGAGCATGTGAGACTCCGTATAGCATACCAAGACAACATGGCGGATGGAGGCCCAGCTGCGAAGGACGAAGAGACAACGTGTACGCCGACGAATACGGTAGATGCGACGTGTACTACGCCTGCAAAGGACAGATGTTTACGGGCTTTTTCAGATGCGACTCCGAACAGCTTTTCAATCCAATAACAAAGAGATGCGAGGATTCGGAGTACGTCCCATACCCGTGTGGTAACCTTGACATGCCCAATGTCTGCAAAGACAGACAGGATGGACTCTTTCTTGACGCCTTTGGAAGATGCACCCATTACCTAGAATGTACGAACAACGAATTAGCAGGTGTATCCATGTGTCCGAATGGAATTTTCAATCCCGAGAAGCGCATCTGTGATGTATCAGGAGATATTGTCAAACCCTgcggaaacaaaacaaacccatgTCTTCATTTAGAAGATGGTTACCATCCTTCTCCAGATTCGTCGTGTCACAGTTACATCCAGTGTGATAGAGGATTCTTGGTCGCCAAATTTCAGTGTGAAAATAATTTAGTCTATAATGAAGCTCTCAAAATATGTGATGAAGTTGGCAGTACGTCTCCTCCATGTGGCGTCGCACCTCCGTGTCGTAGCAAAACAGATGGTTTATATCCAGCTCTCAATAAAGGGCTGCAGTATTACTATGAGTGTAAGAACAACGCATTCATCACATACAGGCAGTGCAATCTGGACCAAGGGGGACTTGTCTTCAGCCCCAAGATGACAAGGTGTGACCTTCCAGCAAGTGTGTGCCAAGACCTATATCAAG CTGAACTAAAACAGCGATGTTTCTAG